A single region of the Ancylobacter novellus DSM 506 genome encodes:
- a CDS encoding ABC transporter permease: MTMSADAGRSGLGDAGPARPAPSAPLLLSPAWRRRLSAVGWGLVSVGLFAGLWEALWFFGMLNPLLLPPPHLFLADIPGTLQFFDRSNRIGSVATGGGVGALLATMGWTLMRVVVGLALGFACGVAVGAAIHYVKLLRNLLLPTILLLAPISPVAWLPVAIFVFGIGDVPAIFLVFITVFFAIVLSTGAQIESVPKNYIHVARIMGASQRQTFWKVILPAILPSLFMTLRLNLFAAWMVVLIAETVGVGTGLGQITSMARSTFNAKLVFFTMAIIGLLGFLSDFALRQVQHKMLWWIAPNQGGAR; this comes from the coding sequence ATGACGATGAGCGCAGATGCCGGACGTTCCGGTCTGGGCGATGCCGGGCCCGCGCGGCCGGCACCGTCCGCCCCGCTGCTCCTGTCTCCGGCCTGGCGCCGTCGCCTTTCGGCCGTTGGCTGGGGGCTGGTGTCGGTCGGCCTGTTCGCCGGCCTGTGGGAAGCGCTGTGGTTCTTCGGCATGCTGAACCCGCTCCTGCTGCCGCCGCCGCATCTCTTCCTCGCCGACATTCCTGGCACGCTGCAGTTTTTCGATCGCTCCAACCGCATCGGCTCGGTGGCGACGGGCGGCGGCGTCGGCGCGCTGCTCGCCACCATGGGCTGGACGCTGATGCGCGTGGTGGTCGGTCTCGCGCTCGGCTTCGCCTGTGGCGTCGCGGTCGGCGCGGCGATCCACTACGTGAAGCTCCTGCGCAACCTGCTGCTGCCGACCATCCTGCTGCTGGCGCCGATCTCGCCGGTGGCCTGGCTGCCGGTGGCGATCTTCGTCTTCGGCATCGGCGACGTGCCGGCGATCTTCCTCGTCTTCATCACGGTGTTCTTCGCCATCGTGCTCTCGACCGGCGCGCAGATCGAAAGCGTGCCGAAGAACTACATCCATGTCGCCCGCATCATGGGCGCGAGCCAGCGCCAGACCTTCTGGAAGGTCATCCTGCCCGCCATTCTGCCGAGCCTGTTCATGACGTTGCGGCTAAACCTGTTCGCCGCCTGGATGGTGGTCCTGATCGCCGAGACGGTTGGTGTCGGTACGGGCCTTGGCCAGATCACCTCCATGGCGCGCTCGACCTTCAACGCCAAGCTGGTCTTCTTCACCATGGCGATCATCGGCCTGCTCGGCTTCCTCTCGGACTTCGCGCTGCGCCAGGTCCAGCACAAGATGCTGTGGTGGATCGCGCCGAACCAGGGAGGCGCACGATGA
- a CDS encoding ABC transporter ATP-binding protein, with protein sequence MTRPAVSIQSVSKRWTPEGRAPVQALSDLTFDVAPGEFIVLLGPSGCGKSTLLYMIAGLEEVSGGRIACDGEPVTEPSAERGLIFQEASLFPWLTIADNVAFGLSVQHVQPVRRREIAVEMLKRVGLGDMLDKKPDELSGGMRQRAACARALAMRPKVLMMDEPFAALDVQTRARMQDFLLQIWRDSGASILLVTHSIDEAISLADRVVVFTARPGRVKTIVPIDLPRPRESRDPRYHAYRDMFAELLADEVDRAFAEQEAV encoded by the coding sequence ATGACCCGCCCCGCCGTTTCGATCCAGTCGGTCTCCAAGCGCTGGACGCCGGAAGGCCGCGCGCCCGTGCAAGCCCTGAGCGACCTCACCTTCGACGTCGCGCCGGGCGAGTTCATCGTCCTGCTCGGCCCTTCGGGCTGCGGCAAGTCCACCCTGCTCTACATGATCGCGGGGCTGGAAGAGGTCTCCGGCGGGCGCATCGCCTGCGACGGTGAGCCCGTTACCGAGCCTTCCGCTGAACGGGGCCTCATCTTTCAGGAAGCCTCGCTCTTTCCGTGGCTGACCATCGCCGACAACGTCGCCTTCGGGCTTTCCGTCCAGCACGTCCAGCCGGTTCGCCGGCGGGAGATCGCGGTGGAGATGCTCAAGCGCGTCGGTCTGGGCGACATGCTCGACAAGAAGCCTGACGAGCTTTCTGGCGGCATGCGCCAGCGCGCCGCCTGCGCCCGGGCGCTCGCCATGCGGCCGAAGGTGCTGATGATGGACGAGCCCTTCGCGGCGCTCGACGTGCAGACGCGGGCGCGCATGCAGGACTTCCTGCTGCAGATATGGCGCGACAGCGGGGCCTCGATCCTGCTCGTCACCCATTCGATCGACGAGGCGATCTCGCTGGCGGACCGCGTGGTGGTGTTCACCGCCCGTCCCGGCCGGGTGAAGACCATCGTGCCGATCGACTTGCCACGCCCGCGGGAGAGTCGCGATCCGCGCTACCACGCCTATCGCGACATGTTCGCCGAGCTGCTTGCGGACGAGGTGGACCGCGCCTTCGCTGAACAGGAAGCGGTATAG
- a CDS encoding carbon-nitrogen hydrolase family protein, whose product MNRVLTVAAVPIGPAGRDPAPQWREAEAGIAAAARAGAMLAVLPELFAHPYVAGEEPEAWADLAEAEDGPTVSRMRHVATTHGIAVLFGLSLCRDDGQPCNAALLAHGDGRIERAAAKIHLPPAGMGEPFGEADHFAPGPAEIGSVAIGALRVAALVCYDRRFPECWRAAAASGADLVAVLVGGPAPGDPEGLFAAELRASARANAVYALAASRYGTETVSGRPVNHDGETLAFGPDGDFIAGLPQGDTRPLLLSLDPERIARARQTNATARRLRLPLQSKEASWLN is encoded by the coding sequence ATGAACCGCGTGCTCACCGTCGCCGCCGTGCCCATCGGGCCGGCTGGCCGCGATCCTGCGCCGCAATGGCGGGAGGCGGAGGCCGGCATCGCCGCCGCCGCCCGCGCCGGCGCGATGCTTGCCGTTCTGCCCGAGCTGTTCGCCCATCCCTATGTAGCCGGCGAAGAACCGGAGGCATGGGCCGATCTGGCGGAAGCGGAGGACGGGCCCACCGTATCGCGGATGCGCCATGTCGCGACGACCCACGGCATCGCCGTGCTGTTCGGGCTGTCGCTTTGTCGTGACGATGGGCAGCCCTGCAACGCGGCGCTGCTCGCCCATGGGGACGGGCGGATCGAGCGGGCCGCCGCCAAGATCCACCTGCCGCCCGCGGGCATGGGCGAGCCTTTCGGCGAGGCGGATCACTTCGCGCCCGGCCCGGCGGAGATCGGCTCGGTAGCGATCGGGGCGCTGCGGGTGGCGGCACTCGTCTGCTATGACCGCCGCTTCCCGGAATGCTGGCGTGCCGCGGCCGCCTCGGGCGCCGATCTGGTGGCGGTTCTCGTGGGTGGACCGGCTCCGGGCGACCCGGAGGGGCTTTTCGCCGCGGAGCTTCGGGCGAGTGCCCGCGCCAACGCCGTCTATGCGCTGGCGGCGTCGCGCTACGGCACCGAGACGGTCTCCGGCCGCCCGGTGAACCATGACGGCGAGACCCTCGCCTTCGGCCCGGACGGGGATTTCATCGCCGGACTGCCGCAAGGCGACACCCGGCCCCTCCTTCTTTCCCTCGACCCGGAGCGCATCGCCCGCGCCCGGCAGACCAATGCCACGGCACGGCGCCTGCGCCTGCCCTTACAGTCCAAGGAAGCATCATGGCTGAACTGA
- a CDS encoding amidohydrolase family protein: MAELIVQARWVVTGIKDRFTPIVIEDGAVLSRDGVIVATGALEEMQKLAPTAEIRKYPDHAMLPGFVNSHHHVGMTPLQLGSPDHALELWFASRLPARRLDLTLDTLYSAFEMIASGITTVQHIHGWMPGGYEAIHGAASKVLGAYRALGMRASYCYAVREQNRLVYEADEDFCARLPAELGEKLARHLKAQAMRFDDFLKLFDQLTAENAGQSLTRIQLAPANLHWCTDEGLQALDAKAKAAGVPMHMHLLETIYQKEYARRRTGKTALRHLYDLGVLGPHMTLGHGVWLNEEDIDIVAETGTCICHNCSSNFRLRSGLAPLNRWEAKGINVGMGLDEAGINDDRDMLSELRLALRVHRVPGMDDADVPTCPQVVKMATEAGAMTTAFGASIGRLDEGRFFDAALINWTKATYPFQDPDIPMLDALVQRAKTGAVDAVVINGEVVYEEGRFTKVDRDAVLAEIADTLATPRSAEEVARRELGLAVFPHVKKFYEDYLPDAQVSPFYANSSRS, from the coding sequence ATGGCTGAACTGATCGTCCAGGCCCGCTGGGTCGTCACCGGCATCAAGGATCGCTTTACGCCGATCGTCATCGAGGATGGAGCGGTGCTGTCGCGTGACGGTGTGATCGTCGCGACGGGCGCTCTGGAGGAGATGCAGAAGCTCGCCCCGACAGCCGAGATCCGCAAGTACCCCGACCACGCCATGCTGCCGGGCTTCGTCAACAGCCATCACCATGTCGGCATGACGCCCCTACAGCTCGGCTCGCCCGACCATGCGCTGGAGCTGTGGTTCGCCAGCCGCCTGCCGGCGCGTCGGCTCGACCTGACGCTCGACACGCTCTACTCGGCCTTCGAGATGATCGCTTCCGGCATCACCACGGTGCAGCACATCCATGGCTGGATGCCGGGCGGCTATGAGGCGATCCACGGCGCGGCGAGCAAGGTGCTGGGTGCCTATCGCGCGCTCGGCATGCGCGCCTCCTACTGTTACGCAGTGCGCGAGCAGAACCGCCTCGTCTACGAGGCCGACGAGGATTTCTGCGCCCGGCTGCCGGCGGAGCTCGGCGAGAAGCTCGCCCGGCACTTGAAGGCGCAGGCCATGCGCTTCGACGATTTCCTCAAGCTGTTCGACCAGCTCACGGCCGAGAACGCCGGCCAGAGCCTCACCCGCATCCAGCTCGCCCCGGCGAACCTGCACTGGTGCACGGATGAGGGGCTTCAAGCGCTCGACGCCAAGGCGAAGGCGGCCGGCGTGCCGATGCACATGCATCTGCTGGAGACGATCTATCAGAAGGAATATGCCCGCCGCCGCACCGGCAAGACGGCGCTGCGCCATCTCTACGATCTCGGGGTGCTCGGCCCGCACATGACGCTCGGCCACGGCGTGTGGCTGAACGAGGAGGATATCGACATCGTCGCCGAGACCGGCACCTGCATCTGCCACAATTGCTCCTCCAACTTCCGCCTGCGCTCGGGCCTCGCCCCGCTCAACAGGTGGGAGGCGAAGGGCATCAATGTCGGCATGGGGCTCGATGAGGCGGGCATCAACGACGACCGCGACATGCTCTCCGAGCTGCGCCTCGCGCTGCGCGTCCATCGCGTGCCGGGCATGGACGACGCGGACGTGCCGACCTGCCCGCAGGTGGTGAAGATGGCGACCGAAGCGGGCGCCATGACCACGGCCTTCGGCGCCTCCATCGGCCGGCTCGACGAAGGGCGCTTCTTCGACGCGGCGCTGATCAACTGGACCAAGGCGACCTATCCCTTCCAGGATCCCGACATCCCGATGCTCGACGCGCTGGTGCAGCGCGCCAAGACCGGGGCGGTCGACGCGGTCGTCATCAATGGCGAAGTCGTCTATGAGGAGGGGCGCTTCACCAAGGTGGATCGCGACGCGGTGCTGGCGGAGATCGCCGATACGCTCGCCACGCCGCGCAGCGCCGAGGAGGTCGCACGTCGCGAACTCGGCCTTGCCGTGTTCCCCCATGTGAAGAAGTTCTACGAGGACTATCTGCCCGACGCACAGGTGAGCCCATTTTACGCTAATTCTTCGAGAAGCTGA
- a CDS encoding aldehyde dehydrogenase family protein yields the protein MPMGRDEIFIDGRWVKPASGATLEVVNPSTGEIIGRIARGGTADIDRAVTAARNAFEGTWGAMAAVERGRLLSRLGLLILDRLEELAEIEAADTGKPMKLARNDIRVTARYFEYYGGAADKIHGDTIPFLSGYQVIVLREPRGVTGHIIPWNYPASMFGRTLGASLAAGNAAILKPAEEASLSCLRFTELAEEIGFPAGVINVVTGLGEEAGAALSSHAGLDLLSFTGSPEVGTLVQTAAARNHVPCVLELGGKSPQIVFADADQDKACEVIIGAIVQNAGQTCSAGSRVLIERSIYEPFMRKLADRMALMKVGYPEQDLDSGPVINAVQRDRVMSFLERAARDKVEVVAQGKIHPDASKAGYFVPPTLFGLVPREHELAREEVFGPVLAALPFDDEDDVLRLANGTDYGLIAGVWTRDGGRQMRMAKGIRAGQIYINGYGAGGGIELPFGGFRKSGHGREKGFEALKEYTVAKTVVIDHNT from the coding sequence ATGCCGATGGGGCGCGACGAGATTTTCATCGATGGCCGCTGGGTGAAACCGGCCTCGGGCGCCACGCTCGAGGTGGTCAATCCCAGCACCGGCGAGATCATCGGCCGCATCGCGCGCGGGGGAACGGCTGACATCGACCGCGCCGTGACGGCCGCGCGCAATGCCTTCGAAGGCACATGGGGCGCCATGGCCGCAGTGGAGCGCGGCCGGCTTCTCAGTCGGCTCGGCCTGCTTATTCTCGACCGGCTCGAGGAACTCGCGGAGATCGAGGCGGCCGACACCGGCAAGCCGATGAAGCTTGCGCGCAACGACATCCGCGTGACCGCCCGCTACTTCGAATATTATGGCGGGGCGGCGGACAAGATCCACGGCGACACCATCCCGTTCCTCTCCGGCTATCAGGTGATCGTGCTGCGCGAACCGCGCGGTGTCACCGGCCACATCATCCCCTGGAACTATCCGGCCTCCATGTTCGGCCGCACGCTCGGGGCCTCGCTCGCAGCGGGCAACGCCGCCATCCTGAAGCCGGCCGAGGAAGCCTCGCTCTCATGCCTGCGCTTCACCGAACTCGCCGAGGAAATCGGCTTTCCGGCAGGCGTCATCAATGTCGTCACCGGACTGGGGGAGGAGGCGGGCGCCGCCCTGTCGAGCCATGCGGGGCTTGATCTTCTCTCCTTCACCGGCTCGCCGGAAGTCGGCACGCTGGTGCAGACCGCCGCGGCGAGAAACCATGTGCCCTGCGTCCTTGAGCTCGGAGGCAAGTCGCCGCAGATCGTGTTCGCCGACGCCGACCAGGACAAGGCGTGCGAGGTCATCATCGGCGCGATCGTGCAGAACGCCGGTCAGACCTGCTCGGCGGGCTCGCGGGTGCTCATCGAGCGCTCGATCTACGAGCCGTTCATGCGCAAGCTTGCCGACCGCATGGCCTTGATGAAGGTCGGATATCCCGAGCAGGACCTGGACAGCGGGCCTGTCATCAACGCCGTGCAGCGCGACCGCGTGATGAGCTTCCTGGAGCGTGCGGCCCGCGACAAGGTCGAGGTGGTCGCGCAGGGCAAGATCCATCCCGACGCCAGCAAGGCCGGCTATTTCGTGCCCCCGACGCTGTTCGGCCTCGTGCCGCGCGAGCATGAACTGGCGCGCGAGGAGGTCTTCGGCCCGGTGCTCGCGGCACTGCCGTTCGACGATGAGGACGACGTGCTCCGTCTCGCCAACGGCACCGATTACGGCCTCATCGCCGGCGTGTGGACGCGCGATGGCGGCCGCCAGATGCGCATGGCCAAGGGTATCCGCGCCGGCCAGATCTACATCAACGGCTACGGGGCGGGCGGCGGCATCGAATTGCCGTTCGGCGGCTTCCGCAAGAGCGGCCATGGCCGCGAGAAAGGTTTCGAAGCGTTGAAGGAGTACACCGTCGCCAAGACGGTGGTCATTGACCACAACACCTGA
- a CDS encoding TRAP transporter substrate-binding protein: MKKFIIAALAAVSLVAIAQPAAAQKARLGHVFAQGNAADEASQIFAKLVKERTNGEIDITVFPNSQIGGDEALGRDLSRGAVEFAFLNVGSLTGLDPLLDIHYLPYIATNNEEVDKIFYNPDGILQRTLGETLAKHNMVALAYFELDFRAVTNSKHPVTNANDLKDLKVRVPGSASIRSFFEAAGSQAVTMPMPNLFVALQQGTVDGQDNGASITYNSRLFEAQKYMTLTNHVYAMGAITVSKRFWDRLSEDQRKIVKQAAEEAASQGVALNRAANAAFLEKIKAGGVQVLVPTPEAMAEFARIGQIGWQKLEPVYGAERIAALKKEIAAARGE, encoded by the coding sequence ATGAAGAAATTTATCATCGCCGCTCTCGCGGCCGTCTCGCTCGTTGCCATCGCGCAGCCGGCAGCGGCACAGAAGGCGCGCCTCGGCCATGTGTTCGCGCAGGGCAACGCCGCCGACGAAGCCAGTCAGATCTTCGCCAAGCTCGTGAAGGAGCGGACCAATGGCGAGATCGACATCACCGTGTTTCCCAACAGCCAGATCGGCGGCGACGAGGCGCTCGGCCGCGACCTCAGCCGCGGAGCGGTGGAGTTCGCCTTTCTGAATGTCGGCTCGCTGACCGGGCTCGATCCGCTGCTGGACATCCACTATCTGCCCTACATCGCCACCAACAATGAAGAAGTCGACAAGATCTTCTACAATCCGGATGGCATTCTCCAGCGCACGCTCGGCGAGACGCTGGCCAAGCACAATATGGTGGCGCTGGCCTATTTCGAGCTCGACTTTCGCGCCGTCACGAACTCCAAGCATCCGGTGACGAATGCCAACGACCTGAAGGATCTGAAGGTCCGCGTGCCGGGCTCCGCCTCCATCCGCAGCTTCTTCGAGGCGGCGGGCTCGCAGGCCGTCACCATGCCGATGCCGAACCTGTTCGTCGCCCTCCAGCAGGGAACGGTGGACGGCCAGGACAACGGCGCCAGCATTACCTACAACTCGCGCCTTTTCGAAGCGCAGAAATACATGACGCTGACGAACCACGTCTACGCGATGGGGGCCATCACCGTCAGCAAGCGCTTCTGGGACCGGCTGAGCGAGGACCAGCGCAAGATCGTCAAGCAGGCCGCCGAGGAAGCGGCGAGCCAGGGCGTCGCTCTCAACCGTGCTGCCAACGCCGCCTTCCTCGAGAAGATCAAGGCCGGTGGCGTGCAGGTGCTGGTACCTACGCCGGAAGCGATGGCCGAGTTCGCACGCATCGGCCAGATCGGCTGGCAGAAGCTCGAGCCGGTCTATGGCGCGGAACGCATCGCTGCGCTCAAGAAGGAAATCGCCGCGGCCCGGGGCGAGTGA
- a CDS encoding TRAP transporter small permease, whose translation MAYDETTPMTGHDPGAGPATYRSAGSLLGALMRVELVLARMENAVVITAMVVAIAAVAMSVAIRFFNLPIPDTGEWAMVAMSPLTFIGGALCSHLHRHLTADIVEMLPPGRLRRTLDAVAAVLCLVFGLFLIALAWDLFDYARSSGERLIDLGTPVAIPAGFVLAGAMLMTFHATLDIWRALEGRDPGGYNPWR comes from the coding sequence ATGGCCTATGACGAGACCACCCCGATGACCGGCCATGATCCGGGGGCCGGCCCGGCGACATATCGAAGTGCCGGTTCCCTGCTCGGCGCGCTCATGCGCGTCGAGCTGGTCCTGGCGCGGATGGAGAACGCGGTCGTGATCACGGCGATGGTGGTTGCCATCGCGGCGGTGGCGATGTCGGTCGCCATCCGGTTCTTCAACCTGCCGATCCCCGACACGGGCGAGTGGGCGATGGTCGCGATGTCGCCGCTCACCTTCATCGGGGGAGCTCTGTGCAGCCATCTGCACCGGCACCTGACGGCGGACATCGTCGAGATGCTTCCGCCCGGTCGGCTCCGCCGCACCCTCGACGCGGTGGCGGCGGTGCTTTGCCTCGTCTTCGGTCTGTTCCTCATCGCGCTCGCCTGGGATCTGTTCGACTATGCCCGCTCCTCGGGCGAGCGTCTGATCGACCTCGGCACCCCCGTCGCCATTCCCGCCGGCTTCGTGCTGGCCGGGGCGATGTTGATGACCTTCCACGCGACCCTCGACATCTGGCGCGCGTTGGAAGGCCGCGACCCGGGAGGGTACAATCCATGGCGCTGA
- a CDS encoding TRAP transporter large permease, producing MALTFGLMALLLVLGAPLAVTFGLVIFLQMGAYGLSIAGLSNIPYEEISSYPLVAIPLFMLTGELMNRSGMAAELIALAELMLRRVRAAFGYITIAASAMMGAITGSSVATVAAIGGIVSPAMIKRGYPKGYVASLTSSAGLLGVLVPPSIPLILYGATVGVSISQLFIATLVPAALMAVLFLVVHNALSRRLLENGAEARPDGGDVLAKDKPKRLVLLDASSALALPVVILGGIYGGIMTPTEAAAIGCLYAVGVSLLRRLLTAQDFARAFRSAAITGSGILIVIAMTGVFNRAMVLNQVPQDIALWVATHIESPFAFLLMVNIVLLLVGTFMETNASILLMGPLLAPAAEKFGIDPVHFGIVTATNLEIGLLTPPMAANLYVAARAANARLADMLPYLGWFFGAALLGQAIITFVPFVTLWFRYL from the coding sequence ATGGCGCTGACCTTCGGCCTGATGGCCCTCCTCCTCGTCCTCGGCGCGCCGCTCGCCGTCACCTTCGGCCTCGTCATCTTCCTGCAGATGGGCGCCTATGGGCTCTCCATCGCCGGGCTGAGCAACATTCCCTACGAGGAAATCTCGAGCTACCCGCTCGTGGCCATCCCGCTGTTCATGCTGACCGGCGAATTGATGAACCGCAGCGGCATGGCCGCCGAGCTGATCGCGCTGGCCGAACTCATGCTGCGCCGCGTGCGGGCGGCGTTCGGCTACATCACCATCGCTGCCTCGGCGATGATGGGGGCGATCACCGGCTCGTCGGTCGCCACGGTGGCGGCGATCGGCGGCATCGTCAGCCCGGCCATGATCAAGCGTGGCTATCCGAAGGGCTACGTCGCCTCGCTCACCTCCTCCGCCGGCCTGCTCGGCGTGCTGGTGCCACCGTCGATCCCGCTCATCCTCTACGGCGCCACGGTCGGCGTCTCGATCTCGCAGCTCTTCATCGCCACGCTGGTTCCGGCGGCGCTGATGGCGGTGCTGTTCCTCGTCGTGCACAACGCGCTGTCGCGCCGGCTGCTGGAGAACGGGGCCGAGGCGCGGCCGGATGGCGGCGACGTGCTCGCCAAGGATAAGCCGAAGCGACTTGTCCTGCTGGACGCTTCATCGGCTCTGGCGCTTCCGGTCGTCATTCTCGGTGGCATCTACGGGGGCATCATGACCCCGACCGAGGCTGCGGCGATCGGCTGCCTCTACGCGGTCGGCGTCTCGCTGCTGCGAAGGTTGCTCACCGCGCAGGATTTCGCGCGGGCGTTCCGCTCGGCGGCGATCACCGGCTCGGGCATCCTCATCGTCATCGCTATGACCGGCGTCTTCAACCGCGCCATGGTGCTCAACCAGGTGCCGCAGGACATCGCGCTGTGGGTGGCGACCCATATCGAGAGCCCGTTCGCCTTCCTGCTGATGGTCAACATCGTCCTGCTGCTGGTCGGCACCTTCATGGAGACCAATGCCTCGATCCTTCTGATGGGGCCGCTGCTGGCGCCGGCGGCAGAGAAGTTCGGCATCGACCCGGTGCATTTCGGCATCGTCACCGCGACCAATCTGGAAATCGGCCTGCTGACCCCGCCCATGGCGGCCAATCTCTACGTCGCGGCGCGGGCAGCCAATGCCCGGCTCGCCGACATGCTCCCCTACCTCGGATGGTTCTTCGGCGCGGCGCTGCTTGGTCAGGCGATCATCACCTTCGTGCCGTTCGTGACCCTCTGGTTCCGTTACCTCTAA
- a CDS encoding zinc-binding dehydrogenase yields the protein MKGETKLPDFSRAAVVRQFGQPVKIECVPVPSGPEPGALIVKTTACSICGTDVHLSRGNLSLAVDLPVILGHEMVGRVVAIGEGAERDSVGQKLAIGDRILWTHTACGHCFYCTIARQPTLCENRRAYMYENIEKPPYLLGGFSEYGYVLPESGRVRVPDNLDDGVASLCSCAFRSVMNAFDNLGGIEPSEHVAIQGAGPLGVLAAAVARVNGACTVSVIGAPETRLALARDFGATHTFTIEGTTHDERLAALREVTDGRGPDIVMEFTGHPNAFGEGLDLVRKGGRYLTVGQLGSGTTTFSPSTIVKKNIRVIGSFSGDVKSYWKALQFASAHIDRIPFGKMITGRYSLDEVNTALERMHALQEIKPLIVMD from the coding sequence ATGAAGGGCGAAACCAAGCTTCCCGACTTCTCGCGCGCGGCGGTGGTCCGCCAGTTCGGCCAGCCGGTGAAGATTGAATGCGTGCCGGTTCCGTCAGGCCCCGAACCCGGCGCCCTGATCGTAAAGACCACCGCCTGCTCGATCTGCGGTACCGACGTGCATCTGTCGCGGGGCAACCTGTCCCTGGCCGTCGACCTGCCGGTGATCCTCGGCCATGAGATGGTGGGGCGTGTCGTCGCCATCGGCGAGGGCGCCGAGCGCGACAGCGTCGGGCAGAAACTCGCCATTGGCGACCGCATCCTGTGGACGCACACCGCCTGCGGCCACTGCTTCTACTGCACCATCGCCCGGCAGCCGACGCTGTGCGAGAACCGCCGCGCCTATATGTACGAGAACATCGAGAAGCCGCCTTATCTTCTCGGCGGCTTCTCGGAATACGGCTACGTGCTGCCGGAATCGGGCCGCGTGCGTGTGCCGGACAACCTCGACGACGGCGTCGCCAGCCTGTGCAGCTGCGCCTTCCGCTCGGTGATGAACGCCTTCGACAATCTCGGCGGTATCGAGCCCTCCGAGCATGTGGCGATCCAGGGTGCGGGGCCGCTCGGCGTGCTGGCGGCGGCTGTCGCCCGCGTCAACGGCGCGTGCACGGTCAGCGTCATCGGCGCGCCGGAGACCCGGCTTGCGCTCGCCCGTGACTTCGGGGCGACGCACACCTTCACGATCGAGGGCACGACCCATGACGAGCGCCTCGCGGCATTGCGCGAGGTCACGGACGGACGCGGCCCCGATATCGTGATGGAGTTCACCGGCCATCCGAATGCCTTCGGCGAGGGCCTCGACCTGGTGCGCAAGGGCGGACGCTACCTCACGGTCGGCCAACTCGGCAGCGGCACCACCACCTTCAGCCCTTCCACGATCGTGAAGAAGAACATCCGCGTCATCGGCTCGTTCTCCGGCGACGTGAAATCCTATTGGAAGGCGCTGCAGTTCGCCTCCGCGCATATCGATCGCATCCCCTTCGGCAAGATGATCACCGGCCGCTACAGCCTCGACGAGGTCAACACGGCACTCGAGCGCATGCACGCGTTGCAGGAGATCAAGCCGCTCATCGTGATGGATTGA
- a CDS encoding CaiB/BaiF CoA transferase family protein: protein MPRTIPFAPDGRGPLDGVRVVDLSRLVAGNMTTHVLADYGADVIKIERPGKGDDLRNWRVEGVEVFWKVYARNKRSVALDIHAADGREMLLRLVDTAQVLVENFVPGTLERWGLGPDQLLARNPKIVILRVSGWGQTGPWRLRPGFGTLVEAMSGWAFMNGHADKPPTLPPLAMADMVAGLYGTAAILAALRAVELGDAPGQVLDLSLFEPIHSLIGAEAAQIRLTGEPTPRAGNQSSHTAPRNVYECADGAYVALSGSMQSMAERIFDTIGRPELKTDPRFVDNAARVAHRDELDAIIAAFIAGRDQAENLLLFEAAGVTVGPVCSVADLMDHPFVEGREAIVEIPDRDLGSVPMHNIIPRFSATPAPFRRAAPEIGEHTEELRRELGMATTPQPAEVS, encoded by the coding sequence ATGCCCCGAACCATTCCTTTCGCGCCCGACGGGCGCGGCCCGCTCGACGGCGTGCGCGTGGTCGACCTGTCCCGCCTCGTCGCGGGCAACATGACGACGCATGTGCTGGCCGACTACGGCGCCGACGTCATCAAGATCGAGCGTCCCGGCAAGGGCGACGACCTCAGGAACTGGCGCGTCGAGGGCGTCGAGGTGTTCTGGAAGGTCTATGCCCGCAACAAGCGGAGCGTCGCGCTCGACATCCACGCCGCCGACGGGCGCGAGATGCTGCTGCGTCTCGTCGATACGGCGCAGGTGCTCGTCGAGAACTTCGTACCGGGCACGCTGGAGCGCTGGGGGCTCGGGCCGGACCAACTGCTCGCCCGCAACCCCAAGATTGTGATCCTGCGCGTCTCGGGCTGGGGGCAGACGGGCCCCTGGCGGCTGCGTCCGGGCTTCGGCACGCTGGTCGAGGCGATGTCGGGCTGGGCCTTCATGAACGGGCATGCCGACAAGCCGCCGACGCTGCCTCCGCTCGCCATGGCAGACATGGTGGCCGGCCTCTACGGCACGGCGGCGATCCTCGCAGCGCTGCGGGCGGTCGAATTGGGCGATGCGCCGGGGCAGGTGCTCGACCTGTCGCTGTTCGAGCCCATCCATTCGCTGATCGGCGCCGAAGCGGCGCAGATCCGCCTCACCGGGGAGCCGACGCCCCGCGCCGGCAACCAGTCGTCGCACACCGCGCCGCGCAATGTGTACGAATGCGCGGATGGCGCCTATGTGGCCTTGTCCGGCTCGATGCAGTCCATGGCCGAACGCATCTTCGACACGATCGGCCGACCTGAGCTCAAGACCGACCCGCGCTTCGTCGATAATGCGGCGCGTGTCGCCCATCGTGACGAGCTGGACGCGATCATCGCCGCTTTCATCGCTGGCCGCGACCAGGCCGAAAACCTTCTCCTGTTCGAAGCCGCCGGGGTGACCGTTGGGCCGGTCTGCTCGGTGGCCGACCTCATGGACCACCCCTTCGTGGAGGGTCGCGAGGCAATCGTCGAGATCCCGGACCGCGATCTCGGCTCCGTGCCGATGCACAACATCATTCCGCGCTTCTCCGCCACGCCCGCCCCGTTCCGCCGCGCCGCTCCCGAAATCGGCGAGCACACGGAGGAGCTCCGGCGGGAGCTCGGGATGGCGACAACCCCGCAGCCGGCAGAGGTTTCCTGA